A stretch of DNA from Phycisphaerae bacterium:
CCAACTCGCCGGGCCAGAGCGTAAGGAAATGCTATTCAACCTTTGATGCGAAAAGCGGTTACGCGAATTGAGGTCTTGCTCGGCCTGTTGGTTCTGGCGGGCGCGACATGGCTGTTGCTGCCGAACATCGGCTCCAGCAACATTGACGCGAAACGCACCCAATGCCTTTCTAACTTGGACACCATCGGCAAGGCGCTAACATCCTACTTGGCGGATTCCGACCAGCGTTGGCCATATGTTGCCAAGCTTGCAACGGTGGAGCTGCATACGCCGCCCTGGCCAACCCTCCCGAATGTCCTGGATCGGTACGTTAGTGGCGGTCGGGCGGTTTTTCATTGTCCAGCCGACCAGCGCGAGCTGTCGCCCGAGAGTGCGTTAACCAAGAAGTTTCCCAAAGAGACGACGTGGTTCGAGACCGAAGGAACGAGCTACGAATGGCTCTGGGGCGAGGCATACGGCGGTAAGAAGGTCGGGGAGGAATCGCTGGCCCAGGCCAAGGGTTTCGGCATGGGCCGGGCGGACCAGCCGCTGCTCGCGGATTTCGCGCCGTTTCACGCGGGCGACGGCGGCGGATCATTCAACACACTGAACGCCGACTTGAAACCGCGAACTGCCCGGAACGAAAAGAAATAATCGATCGGCGCGCGGCCGTCGCGGCCGTACCGAGATTGGAGAACCTTGGATGACGACCGGTGAAGTGAAAAGCACAATTAAGCGCCATCGCACCGCGGCGTACGCCGGGGGCGCGGTCGGCCTGGCGCTTCTGGTCGGGTGGATCGCATACAACTCGGCGATGACACCGGCGCGGCCGATCATCCAGACCGCGACGGCGGGCGAGGTTGTCGAGTACATCAGCAACGAGCGGGGCCTGAACAGCCTGGCGCAAATCGAGCAAAAGCAATTCCTCGAACAGTGGAAGGCCCAAGTCATGCAGGAGGGCCCCCGGAAAGAACTCAAGGAGTACTTCGAGGGCATGGATGAGGATGCACGAAAGCGATTCGTCGCCGCCATCACGCGGCATTTCAAGCGGGCTGGGATGGAGGATGCCCGGCGATATGCGCAGCTCACAAATCCCGGCGATCGTAACGCGTTTATTTCCGAACGCCTGGATCAGTACATTAGCGAAGGGTTTCTATTCAAGGACCTGGGCCGGAGCTTCAAGAGCGACTTTGCCGGCGGTCCCGACGAAGTGCAGCGCTGGATCATGGAGAATACGACGCCGGAGGAGCGGGCCGTTTTTGAACCCTACGCCGACGCCCTCAAGCGTGTCCGCGAGCAGAAGCGCCAACAGGAACAGGCCCCCAAATCCCCCACGGCCTCTGCAACTCCGCGGTAGGGGGGGCCCTTACGTCGGCTGCCACTTGATGACCGGCCGCAGCAGAAACTCCTCGCCGGCGAGGGCCTGCCGCAATCGCGCCGGCGCCTCCAAGACCTCCTTGTTGGCCTCGAAGAATTTCTCGACCATGGCCCAATTCCGCACGACGACCGCGTGCGAACGGAAGCGATTGCTGTCGGCATCGTCGATGATGATGGGAAGAAGTCCGTTCGCCGCGTAGGCCTCGGAGTCCGTCCGCGCATTTCCGATTCCGATCAGGAGTCCGTCGGAGAGGACCTGCAGATCGGCGATCGTTCCACCCTTGAACTTCTGCACGCGAATCGCCTCGGCGAGGCTCGGCGTGGTGATGACCGGCCCGGCGGGAAAGCCGTGGCGGGATAGCCAGCGACGCGTCTTCTCCAATAAAAACCGGGGCCGGGCGCTCACATAGAGGACGTTGAACCTCTTGGCCAATCGCCCCACCGCCTCGGCCGCGCCAGCAAGCGGTTGCGATCCGATGTCCTCCTCCTTGCCGTCGATGAGCGTTCCGTAATTCGTCGCTGAGATCGTCTCATCGATGTCCACCACGATGGTCGTCCGCACCGGGTCCCAGACAAACACACGGCCCAGGCCCTTTAATGCACGGCCATCGATCTCGGCACGGCCCTCAATCAGTTGGGCCCCCTGGGGGACACGACAACAATACCGCGCAAACCCGCGGGAGTCGGTGGTCGCCGTGCCGATCTCCTTGCCGTCGGCGAGGAACGTGACGTTGACGCCGAGCAGTTTGTCGACGTGACCAATAGGGGCGGTATGTTCCGCGTAGGCATCGAAGGTCGTCTGCAGGCCATTGACCGCGATCACATCGTTGACGGTGAGCATCGGCCGGGCACAGCCGGAGGCCAACAGGAATGCGGCGATGGCCAGGGCGAGAAGCGTGAGGCGGGGTTCAGAGTCTTGTTGAGTGTTCATGGCATCCGATTGGATGCCCGAGACACGAGGCGGTTACCGGCCAGGTGGACTTTTTTGCCGAACGGCCTCTTGCAGGGAAAAGCCGCCCCGCGGCCGAATTACGGATTTCTGGCACCGATTTGTGAGGCCGGGTTGCCCGGCTGCGGCACCGCCCGATAGTGGCCCGGGATATAGCCGCTCGGCGTATGCTCCGGCCGAGTGTAGGTGCCGTCGCCGCGATAGTGGCCGGGGATATATTCCCGCGACGTATGCTCGCCCGGTGTAAAGTCGCCGGTTCGGCCGTAGCGGCCTTCGATGTAACCCGTCGAGGTGTGCTCCGGTCGCACGTAATAGGTCTGCGGATAAATCGGCTCGGCCGTAGTCCTGTCGATCGGCGGCGGACCCTTGCCGACCGGTCGGCTGTAGCGGAGCCGCACCGCCTCCGGCAACCCCTCGCCGCTGCGCCACCGCGAATCCCGGAGATCATCATCACCCGCCTGCTGCTCGGGCACGAGCCCGCCATCCGCCGTGCGGACATAAATTACCGGCCGATCCGGAATCGACACCTCGCGCACCGGCGGATGAACCGGTTGAGAACACGACGCGCCAACCACCAAGAGCATCAGCGATTTGTAGCTTTTACGAAACATGCGCCACCGGTTGATTCTAGCGCGTGTGATGCTGCCCGGCACGTTGGAGCGAAGAGAAGATACGACCCTTAATTATCTCCCAACCGATTGATCGTCGACGCCAGATACCCCGCCCCGAACCCGTTATCGATATTCACGACGCCTACCCCCGTCGCGCAGGAGTTCAGCATCGTGAGCAGCGGCGCGAGGCCCTGAAAGCTCGCCCCGTAGCCGACGCTCGTCGGTACGGCGATGACCGGGGCCTCAACGAGACCACCGACGACGCTGGCCAGGGCCCCTTCCATCCCCGCCGCGACGACGACGACGCGCGCCTCGCGCAGGGCCTTGGAGTGCGCCAGCAAGCGATGGATCCCCGCCACACCGACGTCGTAAAACTGCGCCGTCTTTTGATCCATGATCTCGCACGTCACGCGGGCCTCCTCAATCACGGGAATGTCGCTCGTCCCGCCGGTCACCAGCGCAATCGTCCCCGTACAGGCGCGCGGCGGCAGTTGGCGCAGCGTAATCGAGCGCGCGGCCGGATGGTAATCCGCGGCGGGGAAGGCGAAGCGGACAGATTCGTATTGCTCAGGCGCAGCGCGCGTCGCCAGGACATTAACACCGCTCGCGGCCAAGCGGGTAAAGATGGTCACGATCTGTTCGGTGGTCTTGCCGGGGCAGAAAATGACCTCCGGAAAGCCGCAGCGCAGCGACCGATGGTGGTCCACGTTGGCGAATTCCAGCGGCTCAAAAGGCAGGTGCTCCAGGCGCTCCAAAGCCTCCGCGATGGTTGTCCTACCGTCTTTCACTGATTGAAGCAGGGTTTTCAGTATGTCAGGCTGCATAATTTTGCTGAACCGAGAGGCCCGGCAATCATTGCCGTTAATTCACAGGTGATGCTA
This window harbors:
- the larB gene encoding nickel pincer cofactor biosynthesis protein LarB, coding for MQPDILKTLLQSVKDGRTTIAEALERLEHLPFEPLEFANVDHHRSLRCGFPEVIFCPGKTTEQIVTIFTRLAASGVNVLATRAAPEQYESVRFAFPAADYHPAARSITLRQLPPRACTGTIALVTGGTSDIPVIEEARVTCEIMDQKTAQFYDVGVAGIHRLLAHSKALREARVVVVAAGMEGALASVVGGLVEAPVIAVPTSVGYGASFQGLAPLLTMLNSCATGVGVVNIDNGFGAGYLASTINRLGDN